The Longimicrobium sp. genome has a window encoding:
- a CDS encoding alpha-1,4-glucan--maltose-1-phosphate maltosyltransferase, translated as MPETIDASRRIVIECVEPELDCGRYAVKREVGDTVQVFADIFKEGHDAIAAAVRYRAEDETEWREAPMRFWDNDRWTGAFTVDRNCRWYFTVVAWTDWFGTWQSDLRKKYDAGQNVFLELFEGAQLVAVAAAEAAEPDAGKLRRFLVEILGDERGEITHLHEEAEFETIASILEAGDGDRTLADRVAAALDAELLALMEANPIRTDLTEYDRLLPVQVDRVAARFAAWYELFPRSMSDDPARHGTFRDVIDKLPYVREMGFDVLYFPPIHPIGRQFRKGKNNTLTPAEDDPGSPYAIGGEGGGHRDVHPELGTLADFRALVDAAHEHGLELALDFAIQVSPDHPYVAEHPGWFYVRPDGTIKYAENPPKKYQDIYPLNFYGDDWEGQWREWRDVILHWVAQGVRIFRVDNPHTKPVQFWEWMIREVQRQYPDVIFLSEAFTRPKMMKALAKAGFTQSYSYFTWRNFKGELIEYFTELTQTPTKEYYRANLFPNTPDILPEFLQRGGRPAFMIRAILAATLSTVYGIYSGFELCENRALPGKEEYLDSEKYEIRAWDWDRPGNIRPLVTRLNQVRRQNPALHEYDNLRFYGADGDDILFYGKMTEDRTSMVFVAVNLDPFAAHDTVLHFPLHEMGIGWGDPWEVEELLTGERHFWHGADQWVRLEPDAPGRIYRVRAWRSSETGFDYFMAPTLV; from the coding sequence ATGCCGGAGACGATCGACGCCAGCCGCAGGATCGTGATCGAATGCGTGGAGCCGGAGCTGGACTGCGGCCGCTACGCCGTCAAGCGCGAGGTGGGCGACACCGTGCAGGTGTTCGCCGACATCTTCAAGGAGGGGCACGACGCCATCGCCGCCGCCGTCCGCTACCGCGCCGAGGACGAGACGGAGTGGCGCGAGGCGCCCATGCGCTTCTGGGACAACGACCGCTGGACCGGCGCCTTCACCGTCGACCGCAACTGCCGGTGGTACTTCACCGTCGTCGCCTGGACCGACTGGTTCGGCACCTGGCAGTCGGACCTGCGGAAGAAGTACGACGCGGGGCAGAACGTCTTCCTGGAGCTGTTCGAGGGGGCGCAGCTCGTCGCCGTCGCCGCGGCGGAGGCGGCGGAGCCGGACGCGGGGAAGCTGCGCCGCTTTCTGGTCGAGATCCTGGGCGACGAGCGGGGGGAGATCACGCATCTCCACGAGGAGGCGGAGTTCGAGACCATCGCCTCCATCCTCGAGGCGGGCGACGGGGACCGCACGCTCGCAGATCGCGTGGCCGCGGCGCTCGACGCCGAACTGCTGGCGCTGATGGAGGCCAACCCCATCCGCACCGACCTGACCGAGTACGATCGTCTCCTCCCCGTGCAGGTGGACCGCGTGGCCGCCCGCTTCGCCGCGTGGTACGAGCTCTTCCCCCGCTCGATGTCCGACGATCCCGCGCGCCACGGCACCTTCCGCGACGTGATCGACAAGCTGCCGTACGTGCGGGAGATGGGGTTCGACGTGCTCTACTTCCCCCCCATCCACCCGATCGGCCGGCAGTTCCGGAAGGGGAAGAACAACACGCTGACACCGGCGGAGGACGATCCCGGCTCGCCCTACGCCATCGGCGGCGAGGGGGGCGGGCACCGCGACGTGCATCCCGAGCTGGGGACGCTCGCCGACTTCCGCGCGCTGGTGGACGCGGCGCACGAGCACGGGCTGGAGCTGGCGCTCGACTTCGCCATCCAGGTGTCGCCCGACCATCCCTACGTGGCCGAGCATCCCGGGTGGTTCTACGTCCGTCCGGACGGGACCATCAAGTACGCCGAGAATCCGCCGAAGAAGTACCAGGACATCTATCCCCTGAACTTCTACGGCGACGACTGGGAGGGGCAGTGGCGCGAGTGGCGCGACGTGATCCTGCACTGGGTGGCGCAGGGCGTCCGCATCTTCCGCGTCGACAACCCGCACACCAAGCCGGTGCAGTTCTGGGAGTGGATGATCCGCGAGGTGCAGCGCCAGTACCCGGACGTCATCTTCCTCTCCGAGGCGTTCACGCGGCCCAAGATGATGAAGGCGCTGGCCAAGGCGGGGTTCACGCAGAGCTACAGCTACTTCACCTGGCGCAACTTCAAGGGCGAGCTGATCGAGTACTTCACCGAGCTGACGCAGACGCCCACGAAGGAGTACTACCGGGCGAACCTCTTCCCCAACACGCCCGACATCCTCCCCGAGTTCCTGCAGCGGGGCGGGCGGCCGGCGTTCATGATCCGCGCGATCCTGGCGGCCACGCTGTCGACGGTCTACGGGATCTACAGCGGCTTCGAGCTGTGCGAGAACCGCGCGCTGCCGGGGAAGGAGGAGTACCTCGACAGCGAGAAGTACGAGATCAGGGCGTGGGACTGGGACCGGCCGGGGAACATCCGCCCGCTGGTCACGCGGCTGAACCAGGTGCGGCGGCAGAACCCGGCACTGCACGAGTACGACAACCTGCGCTTCTACGGGGCGGACGGCGACGACATCCTGTTCTACGGGAAGATGACGGAGGACCGCACGAGCATGGTGTTCGTGGCGGTGAACCTGGACCCGTTCGCCGCGCACGACACCGTGCTGCACTTCCCGCTGCACGAGATGGGGATCGGGTGGGGCGACCCGTGGGAGGTGGAGGAGCTGCTCACCGGCGAGCGCCACTTCTGGCACGGCGCCGACCAGTGGGTGCGGCTGGAGCCCGACGCCCCCGGGCGCATCTATCGCGTGCGCGCCTGGCGCAGCTCGGAGACGGGCTTCGACTACTTCATGGCGCCGACGCTGGTGTGA
- a CDS encoding EAL domain-containing protein, with translation MPASNLEAVTPRGSSAPAPDTLTGLAAFTERVLAVPVSIIHLHDGRAFYGRAGHDPRWRARRAAHISRSLCRIPTATGRALLVEDARTHPEVVRNPGLWLGEVAYAGVPIRTADGGVAGSLCAIDTRPRAWSDQDAEVLDHLASMAGDLLERRPAAAAEAGFVGAIAGARGRLSLRMLEKAVETMQIGVTITDADGHILYSNPAEAAMHGWSVDELRGRHASIFAPAEHARPITSREMARMAGWSRETVNVRRDGSVFPVLLRSDVVRDSRGEVVGLVTCCEDITQRRGMERQLLRNAFFEPVTGLPNRGLFAHRLEAMVERERRGEADFAVLAVGLDRFQLVADSLGRDAADELLVAVAARLRECVRPDALVAHVARDEFAVLLNEIDGIAETTRVAACLQDSIARPFAVAGTEVATGASVGIALSYTGYERAEDVLRDAAIALGRSRDGRQGQYEVFDREMHARSIARLRMETDLRRALDRGELRVHYQPIVSLGTGRIAGFEALVRWQHPECGLLPPDAFIPLAEETGLILPMGMWVLAEACHALRRWQDAHRGDTPLTMAVNLSARQFLQPDLPERVARVLAETGIAPGTLKLEITESVLMQHTEQVTATLHRLKALQVQLHIDDFGTGYSSLGYLHRLPLDALKIDRSFVIESANLPLVRTIVALAHALGVAVVTEGIESAEVLRELRSLECEYGQGYLFSHPLPGPEIAALMAAEPRW, from the coding sequence ATGCCCGCTTCGAACCTCGAAGCTGTCACGCCGCGCGGCTCGTCCGCGCCCGCTCCCGACACGCTGACCGGGCTCGCCGCGTTCACCGAGCGCGTGCTGGCAGTCCCCGTCTCCATCATCCACCTGCACGACGGCCGCGCCTTCTACGGCCGCGCGGGGCACGACCCGCGCTGGCGGGCGCGCCGGGCGGCGCACATCTCGCGCTCGCTCTGCCGCATTCCCACGGCCACGGGGCGGGCGCTGCTGGTGGAAGACGCGCGCACGCATCCCGAGGTGGTGAGGAACCCGGGGCTCTGGCTGGGCGAGGTGGCGTACGCGGGCGTGCCCATCCGCACCGCGGACGGCGGCGTGGCGGGAAGCCTGTGCGCCATCGACACGCGCCCCCGCGCCTGGAGCGACCAGGACGCCGAGGTGCTGGACCACCTGGCGTCGATGGCGGGCGACCTGCTCGAGCGCCGTCCCGCGGCCGCGGCCGAGGCGGGGTTCGTGGGCGCCATCGCCGGCGCGCGCGGGCGGCTGTCGCTGAGGATGCTGGAGAAGGCGGTGGAGACGATGCAGATCGGCGTCACCATCACCGACGCCGACGGGCACATCCTCTACTCGAACCCCGCCGAGGCGGCGATGCACGGCTGGTCGGTCGACGAGCTGCGCGGCCGCCACGCCAGCATCTTCGCGCCGGCCGAGCACGCGCGCCCCATCACCAGCCGGGAGATGGCGCGGATGGCCGGCTGGAGCCGCGAGACGGTGAACGTGCGGCGCGACGGCAGCGTCTTTCCCGTGCTCCTGCGCTCCGACGTGGTGCGCGACTCGCGCGGCGAGGTGGTGGGGCTGGTCACCTGCTGCGAGGACATCACCCAGCGGCGCGGGATGGAGCGCCAGCTCCTGCGCAACGCCTTCTTCGAGCCCGTCACCGGCCTCCCCAACCGCGGCCTGTTCGCGCACCGGCTGGAGGCGATGGTGGAGCGCGAGCGCCGCGGCGAGGCCGACTTCGCCGTGCTGGCCGTGGGGCTCGACCGCTTCCAGCTGGTGGCCGATTCGCTCGGCCGCGACGCCGCGGACGAGCTCCTGGTGGCCGTGGCCGCGCGGCTGCGCGAGTGCGTGCGTCCCGACGCGCTGGTGGCGCACGTGGCGCGCGACGAGTTCGCGGTGCTGCTGAACGAGATCGACGGGATCGCGGAGACCACGCGGGTGGCCGCGTGCCTGCAGGACTCGATCGCCCGCCCCTTCGCCGTGGCCGGGACGGAGGTGGCCACGGGGGCCAGCGTGGGGATCGCGCTCAGCTACACCGGCTACGAGCGCGCCGAGGACGTGCTGCGCGACGCGGCCATCGCGCTGGGGCGAAGCCGCGACGGGCGGCAGGGGCAGTACGAGGTGTTCGACCGCGAGATGCACGCCCGCTCCATCGCCCGGCTGCGGATGGAGACCGATCTGCGGCGCGCGCTGGACCGCGGCGAGCTGCGCGTGCACTACCAGCCCATCGTCTCGCTGGGGACGGGGCGGATCGCCGGCTTCGAGGCGCTGGTGCGGTGGCAGCACCCCGAGTGCGGGCTCCTTCCCCCCGACGCCTTCATCCCCCTGGCCGAGGAGACGGGGCTGATCCTGCCGATGGGGATGTGGGTGCTGGCCGAGGCCTGCCACGCGCTGCGCCGCTGGCAGGACGCGCATCGGGGCGATACGCCGCTGACCATGGCGGTGAACCTGTCCGCGCGGCAGTTCCTGCAGCCCGACCTTCCCGAGCGGGTAGCCCGCGTGCTGGCGGAGACGGGGATCGCGCCGGGGACGCTGAAGCTGGAGATCACCGAGAGCGTGCTGATGCAGCACACCGAGCAGGTGACGGCCACGCTGCACCGGCTGAAGGCGCTGCAGGTGCAGCTGCACATCGACGACTTCGGCACCGGCTACTCGTCGCTCGGCTACCTGCACCGGCTGCCGCTGGACGCGCTGAAGATCGACCGCTCGTTCGTGATCGAGAGCGCGAATCTGCCCCTCGTCCGCACCATCGTCGCCCTCGCCCATGCGCTGGGCGTGGCGGTGGTGACGGAAGGGATCGAGAGCGCCGAGGTGCTGCGCGAGCTGCGGTCGCTGGAGTGCGAGTACGGGCAGGGTTACCTCTTCTCGCACCCCCTCCCCGGCCCCGAGATCGCCGCGCTGATGGCCGCCGAGCCGAGGTGGTGA